One Stegostoma tigrinum isolate sSteTig4 chromosome 22, sSteTig4.hap1, whole genome shotgun sequence DNA segment encodes these proteins:
- the tk1 gene encoding thymidine kinase, cytosolic, with protein MDCSYTPEIPVSSPRKVKGQIQIIFGPMFSGKSTELMRRVRKFQIAQYQCLVVKYAKDIRYSKEDLSTHDRSTMQAVPATKLSEVTQEALKYSVIGIDEGQFFPDCVEFAEEMANKGKTVIVAALDGTFQRKAFGNILNLVPLAESVVKLSAVCMECYREAAYTKRLGSEKEVEVIGGTDMYRATCRLCYFANGNLLCVESDKENSRQEDARHFIASKQLAYKEQGKSPRKLFENLQV; from the exons ATGGACTGTTCCTACACCCCAGAAATCCCAGTTTCATCTCCGCGTAAAGTGAAGGGTCAGATTCAG ATCATCTTCGGACCGATGTTCTCAGGGAAAAG CACAGAACTAATGCGTCGGGTGAGAAAGTTTCAGATTGCTCAATACCAATGTCTTGTGGTAAAGTATGCAAAGGATATTCGATACAGTAAAGAAGATCTGTCTACACATGACAG GTCTACAATGCAGGCAGTTCCTGCAACAAAGCTGAGTGAGGTTACTCAAGAAGCTTTGAAATATTCAGTTATCGGAATTGACGAAGGACAGTTT TTTCCAGACTGTGTCGAATTTGCAGAGGAAATGGCTAACAAAGGAAAAACTGTGATTGTGGCAGCACTGGATGGAACTTTCCAAAGGAAA GCTTTTGGCAACATTCTAAACCTAGTTCCCCTGGCGGAGAGTGTCGTGAAACTGAGCGCTGTGTGCATGGAGTGCTACAGGGAAGCTGCCTATACCAAGAGGCTGGGGAGTGAAAAAGAG GTCGAAGTGATTGGTGGAACAGACATGTACCGAGCAACCTGCCGGCTCTGCTATTTTGCAAATGGTAATCTGTTGTGCGTGGAGAGCGACAAGGAAAACAGTAGGCAGGAAGATGCACGTCACTTTATAGCATCAAAGCAACTTGCCTACAAGGAACAGGGCAAGTCACCAAGAAAACTCTTTGAAAATCTGCAGGTCTGA